CAACGCGCTCGGCGTCAACGCAGCGATCGGCAGCCGTAGCTGGGACATCCAGTGCCGCATCCGGCTGCGCATCGGGCCGTTGCCGCTCGATGCCTTCGAGGCGCTGCAGCCCGACCAGCCGCTGTTCCAGCGGCTCGCCGGGCTCATCCGCGCCTATCTCGACGATGAGACCGGCTTCGCGATCAACCCGATCCTCGCCGCCGACGCCGTGCCGCCAGTGACACTCGGCGCCGGTACAGCACGCCGGCTCGGGCGGAATGCCTGGCTGCCGACCGGGGCCCCGCGCGAGCGCGACGGGGTCGAAGCCGTGTTCGAGGCCGACGCCGCGCGGCCCAAAGCCACCAAGGGTGGCCAACCGAATGGGAGAAATCGGAAATGACAAGACATCGGAAACCGGCCGCCGCCCGCCGGCTGGGCGGCACCCTCGCCGCGGCCGCCCTTTCGCTGCAGGCCGTCCTTTTGCTGCAGCCCACGGGTGCCGCGGCGGCGGCGAGCGGCACCGCCCTGGTCGTAGGCGACGCGCAATATACCGGCCAGGCCGTCCTGCCCGCCTGCAGCCAGGCGGCGCACGGCGTGGCGGCGCGCCTGCGCCAGCAGGGCTTTACGGTCAATGAAATCATCGACGGCTCAGCCGTAGCACTCCGCGACGCGCTCGGCGACTTCGCCGCGCGGGCGAACGCCTCGTCCGGACCGGCGCTGATCTATGTCTGCGCCGAGGCGACCGCGATCGACCGGCGGCTGTTCGTGCTGCCGTCGGACGTCGACCTGCAGCGGCCGCTCCGACCGGAGACCCAGGGCGTCGTCATGCGGGCGCTGCTGAACGGCATGGCCGGCACCAAGGGCACGATGATTGCCGAGCTGGCGCTGCGACCGGGCGCCGACGCGGCACCGGTTATGGCGGCATTGCAGGACGGCGTTCCGGAAGGGCTGCACCTGGCCTTGAGCATCAGCGACGGCAAGCAGATCGGCGCACTGGGCGGCCGGCTCGCGAGCAACAGCGTCGCGCTCGACCAGAGCTGGGACCGGTTGGCGGCAGCGCTCCAGGCAGCCCCCCAGGCAACGCCGACCGCGATCGCGCTGTTCCAGCCGCCGCCGGTGCCCGCCGCGGCAACGACGCCCCGGCCGACGCCGCTTGCGCCCCAGGCTCCAGCCGTCGTCGCGGTGGCGCCGCAGGCGGCAGCCCCAGCAACACCTGAGCCTAAACCGACGCCAGAGCCCAAACTGGCGCCTGAGCCTCAGCCGGCACCCGCGCCGAAATCCGAACCGACACCCGATCCGACGCCGGCCGGCCCCACCGTCGCGGCGGTGACGACCGTCCCGGCCCCGACGGCGCCGACGACAGCCCCTTCCGCTGACGCCGCTCCGCCTGCCCCAGGCGACGCCGGGACCGCACCCACCCAGCAAGGCAATGCCAAGACGGCGCGGCCGCGGCCGGCGGGCGACGAGCGGACGCGGCGCCTGCAGGCGGCCCTCACCCGTCACAAGCTCTACAGCGGCCCGATCGACGGCGTCACCGACGCGCGCACGATCCAGGCGATCCTGTCCTACCAGATCTCAATCGGCGATCCGCCGACGGGCACGCTGACCCAGACCGAGATCGTGCGCCTGCTGAACAACTGGTAGCGCCGCCATGACGCTCCGGATCAAGTTCAACCTGGTCATGCTGGCGGCCTTCCTGGTCGGGCTGGCGCTCGCCGCCGTGTTCTTCAACAAATTCAGCGAGCGCACGGCGCGCAAGGCGATCCTGTCGGAAGCGGCCCTGATGATGGGACAGGCCAACGCCACCATCCATTACACCGATACGCAGATCTCGCCGCTGCTTGCCAAGCAGATGGCCGTGCAGTTCGTGCCGCAGGCGATCCCGTTCTTCGCGGCCCAGCAGACGTTCGACCACCTGGCCAAGGACTTTCCCGACTACACGCTGCGCCAGCCGACGCTCAACCCGACCAACCCGTCCGACCGGCCGCTCGCGTGGGAGGCGGACATCATCCAGGCGCTGATCGCAGAGCCGACCCTGACGTCGCTCGTCACCGAGCGCGACACCGAGGCCGGCAAGATCCTGTCCTATTCCCGGCCGGTGAAGGTCGACAGCCAGGAATGCCTCACCTGTCATTCGACGCCCGAGGCGGCGCCACCGTCGATGATCGACGTCTATGGCCGCAACAACGGCTTCGGCTGGAAGCTCGGCAGCATCGTCGGAGCCGAGGTCGTCTCCGTGCCGGAACGCGTGGCGCTGACCCAAGCGCGCCAGAGCCTCTATGTCATCATGACTTCGCTCGCCATCGTGTTCGCCGTCATGCTGGCGCTGCTCAACCTGATGCTGCATATGTTCATCATCAGGCCGGTCCGGCGCGTCTCGGCGCTCGCCGACGAGGTCAGCCTCGGCAACATGGCCGTGCCCGAGTTCGATACGTCGGGAACGGATGAGATCGGTTCGCTTTCCCGCTCGTTCAACCGGATGCGCCGCAGCCTGACCGCGGCGCTGCGCCTCTTGGAGGAATGACGGAGCAAAAATGGATGACCAGGTCCCGGCCAGTCTCGGACGGTTTCAGATCGAGGGGCTGCTCGGCAAGGGCGCCATGGGCGTCGTGTACAAGGCGCACGACCCCCATATCGAGCGGACGGTCGCCATCAAGCTCATTCGCGCCGACCTGCTCGACGGCGACAGCCGCGAGCGCTACCTGGCGCGCTTCCGCAACGAGGCGCGCGTCGCCGGCCGCTGCGTCCATCCGAACATCATCGGGCTCTACGATTTCGCGTTCCACGAGGGCAATCCGTACCTGGTGCTGGAATATGTCGACGGCATGGACCTGGGCCGCGCCTTCCCGCGCGGGACGCCGGTCGCGGAGGGCACGGTCGTCCAGATCGCGCTGCAGGTGCTGGACGCGCTCGGCTACGCCCACGGCTTCGGCATCATCCACCGCGACGTCAAGCCGGCGAACATCCTGCTCGCCGCGGCCGCCGGCCAGCTCAAGGTCACCGATTTCGGCATCTCGCGCTTCGAGTTCGATTCGACACAAAGCGCCGTCCTGATCGGCACGCCCAGCTACATGTCGCCCGAGCAATGCCGGGGCGCCTCGCTCGACCAGCGCTGCGACCTGTTCTCGCTGGGCTGCATCCTCTACGAGCTCGCCTGCGGCCAGCGCGCCTTCGCCGGGGCGAGCTTCGCCGAGACGCTTTACCGCCTGACCCACGAGCCCCATCAGCCGCCGCAGACGGTCAATCCGGACCTGTCGCAAGGCTTGGCCGACGTCATCGACCGGGCGCTCGCCAAACGCCCGGAGGATCGGTTCCAGACCGCGACCGACATGGCGGCCGCCCTCAGGCAACTGGACGAGGGCGTCGTCCCGGCCCCCGGAAACGGGGCGGCGGGGCCGGCCGACGAACCCACGACCCTCATCCTGCCGTCAGATCTCTCGCCGCTTTCCGGGAGCCGGCCTGCGACCGGCAGCATGCCGAAGTCCTTGAGCGGCGCTTCGTTCAACACGCTGGAGCGCCAGCTCGCGAGCCACATGGGCCCGATGGCCGGTTATCACCTGCGCCGCGTCCTGCGCGAGGCCCAGTCGACCGAGGAATTTCATCGGCTGATGGGCGAGCTGGCACCTGAGGGCACGCCGCAGCACGCGCTCATCCGCGAAGCCCTGCAATCGGCGCGGGCGCCCGACGACGCCCCGGCGGCCGAAGAGCAGCTGACCGAACCGGAAGCCGCCGAACCGGAAAAAGCCGAGCCCAAAAGCGTGACGGAACCCGCGGCCCCGGCCACAGAAGAGATCACGGATGAATTCGCCGCGGCTGTGACACGCGCCCTGCTGCACGTCATGGGGCCGATCGCCCCGCGCCTCGTCACCCGCGCCCGCGTCCGGGCGGCGAACCGGGACGAGCTCAAGGCACGCTGCGCCGAGATGATCGAAAACCCCGCCGAGCGCGCCGAATTCCTGGCGCTGCTTGATCGATCCCTCCTAACCTGAATCGCGCCACGCGATCCGGAAAACCGCAGGGGAACTATAGGGGGACCAGACTGTTGTGCGATCGGCACCCCTGTTCTGCGCCGCGCGGCATCCCGAAACGGCGATGCCCGCTGGGCCGCACGAGAGGAGACCAACAAGGCCGAAGGTGATTCGCCGGGCCTGTACAGCGGGAGCTTTCGATGACGAAGCGAGCATCGAGCCGGGATCGCGGATGGAGCCTACCCACCCTCTTCGTGGTCGGCGGCGCGCCAAGGCACGAGGCGGCAGCCGTCGGCCTCGATGCCGATGCCGCGGCCCATATCGCCGACCCGTTGCGCGCGATGTATGATTTCGTGCTGCGCGAGCCCCTGCCCAATCGCTTCCTCGACCTGCTGCACGAACTGGACGACAAGACCATTGGCGCTGAGACCGCGACGCCCGAACCTCCGACCGTGAAGCAGCCCGACGGCGAAGCGTGATGCCGGTCCGCCGCCGGCCGCTCGAAACTAACGGCTAAGCGCCGTCGCTACCGGCCGGCCCGCCGGAGCAGGCGCCACTCATGAGCCTCTTCCTGGCTGGCCTCGTCCTGGCTGGCCTCGTCCTCGATCGCTGTCCGATCGGCCCAGCGTTCCGGCCGCTCGACGCCGCGCAGCTGGTCATCGAGCTCGGCCCGGGCACGGGAGACCCGGCTCTTCATCGTGCCGACCGGGCAATGGGCGATCTCGGCCGCCTCCTCATAGGAGAAGCCGCTGGCGCCGACCAGGACCAGCGCCTCGCGCTGGGTCGGCGGCAGCTGCCGGAACGCTCTATTGAAGTCACGGATCTCGACCGTCACCTGCTGTCCGCCGTCGATGGCCACCAGATTGTCCAGGTGCTCGACGCTGACTTCCGCCTTCCGGCTGCTGCGCCGCATCTCGTTGAAGAAGCGGTTGCGCAGGATGATGATCAGCCAGCCCTTGAGGTTGGTGCCCGGCTTGAACTGATGGCGGTTGGCGAGCGCCCTGACGATCGTGTCCTGGACCAGGTCTTCGGCGAGCGCATGATTGCGCGCAATCAGATGCGCGAAGGCCCGCAGATGCGACAGATTCTCGACCAGCTCCGCCTTGAATTCATCGCTGTCGACCACGCCGATCTCCAGTTCACGACGACGGAAGATGCAGAGATTTCCTCCGCATCGCAAACAACCAAAGAAAAACAGGACAAATTTTTCTCGTCCCATATAGATCGAACATCACGCCGAGCGGCGAAGTTCCCGGCCGATCGAATCAGATTTGTTCGGATACTATTGGCGATGTGTCAGTCGAACACTATCGCCTTTGCTGAATATCAGCGCATGGCTGTACAGCCTGAACTTCAAGCTTGCGCGGTCCCGCGAGGAAGCGGCGGCAACGGTTCGCCGGCGGACGGACCGGCAGTCCGGACCGTCCCCGCGGCGAATCAGGCTCGCGTTACTCGGGCTTGCGTTACTCAGGTGCCAGCAAGCTCGAAGGCGCGCCGGCTGTATCCTTGGGACCGCGCCCCTACATGACCCGGCGGCCGAACAAGGCGTGATAGATGATCAGCACCACGATGGCGCCGATCACGGCCACCACCATGCTGTAGAGATTGAAGCCGGTGATGCCGACCCCGCCCAGATGCGTGAACAGGAAGCCGCCGACAAAGGCGCCGACGATGCCGAGAACGATGTCGAAGATGAATCCTGCGCCGGCGCGATTGACGATCTTGCTCGCGATGAAGCCCGAAATCAGGCCCAAGACGATCCAGCCGATAATGGACATGGGGTCCCTCCGAGATCGCGGACGCCCCAGGGGCGCGCCCGCTGCCGTCCGCTAACAATGCGCAGCGGCGCGAATGGTTTCATTCGACCGAGACTACCATGCCTTGAGGCTCGCCGCGCGCGGCGAGCGGCGATCAGCCGGCCCCAGGACGCGTTTCCGGCATCGCCGCCCAGGTGAGGCCGGCGCCAACGACACTGATCGCGCCGAAGCCGAGGAACGTCCAGGCCTCGCCGAAGCGGTCGGCCGTCCAGCCGCCGAGCACGGTGCTGACGGCGGCACCGATGCCGATCGCGAAGCCAACCAGCCCCAGGCACAGGTTGAAATGGCCGGATCGCCCGGCGACATCGCTCGTCACCAGCGGCACGATCACGCCGAAGCAGGCGCCGGCGACGCCGTCGAACGCCTGGATCGCCACGACCAGAACCGGCTGAGTGATCCCGGCGAACAACACGGCGCGCGCCGCAAGTGCCGCGAAGGCCAGCATGACGATCACGCGCCGCCCGACCCGGTCGGCGAGCCGGCCGATCGTCGGCGACAGCAGCGCCACGATGACCTGCGGCAGGACGATGCAGGCAGCGATCAGCAGGTTCGCCTCGCTGGCCGCACGCTTGGTGAGCGCGCTGCTGGCAAGCGGCAGCAGCGCCGCGTTGCCGAGCGTGAAGAGCGCCGCGCAGAGCGCGAAGACGACGAGCCGCCGATCGAGCAGCAGCTGGCCGATCGCCTTCCGTCGGGCAGAGCGGACCGGCTCCGGCTCGGCGTCCTCCGACGCGGCCGCCTCCGTCGCCACCAGCCGCTCGTAGCGCGCGAGCGGCACCAGCGTGCCCACCGCCGGCACGGTCAGGACGGCCGTCAGGAAGAAGACGAACCGTTCCGGCAGGTAATAGCCGCAGGCACCCATGAGCAGCGCCCCGACGCCGTTGCCGATCGAGGCGAAGCGCGCATTCCGGCCGAGCCGCACGCCCAGCGACGAGGAGCCGGCGATGACGAGACTGAGCGCCGCGATGGCGGGGCCGAGCGTGCAACTCGAAAAACCGTGAAGGATCTCCGCCAGATAGACCGAGAGCGGGATCGGCCAGAGCGCGAACATCAGGGCACTGCCGGCAAAGGCAAGCACGCTTGCCAGCGCCACCATGCTTTTGCGCTGGACGGCATCGACGACGGCGCCGGCCGGCACCTGGCTCACCATGGCGGTGACGGTGCCGATGCTGAGCGCGATGCCGATCGCCGTCTGCGTCCAGCCCATGCTGGTCAGGAACACCGCGATGAACGGGCCGAAGCCGGTCTGGATGTTCGCGACGAACAGGTTGAGCCCATCAAGCCCGCGCGCCGCAGCACCGAGCGGCGAGTGCCGGATGTCGCCGTTCATGCTCGTCTCGCCAGCGGGCCTATCGAGCGGCATCGGGGTCGGACGGCGGCGGCCCGACCATCACCGGGGGCGTCGCCGTATCCTTGTGTTCGGGCTTGTATTCGGGTGCCGCCTGGACGTCGGGCTTGCCAAGCCCGAGCGCGATCGGCGCGTCTGCATCATCCGGCACGAAGCGGACGAGCCGCCAGTCGATCGCGATCTTGCGGCTGCCGACGCCGAGGAAGCCGCCGAAATCGATCACGACCGCCTTGGGCTCAGCATTACGATCGAGCAGCAGGTCGACGACCCGGCCCATGTCCTCGCCCGCCGGTCCCTTGACCTTCTTGCCGAGGATCGAAATCGCCTCCGCCTTCGGGATCGGCTCCAGATTCTTCGGCGGCTGCGGCTCGCCCTTCGGCGGCGGTGGCGGTGGTGGTGTCTCGGCTGGCTGAGGCGCCTCGCCGGCCGCGGGCGGCGGCGTTTCCCCGGCCGCAGGCGCCTGCGGGGCGGTGCCCTGGTCCGCGGGGGCTGCCTCCGGTGCAGTTGCCGGCGCTGATGATGGTGGGGATGGCGGCGGTGGTGGCGGGGACGCTGTTGCGGGTGCTTGCTGATCGGCCGGCGCCGCCGGCGACGGTGCTGCGGGTGCCTGCTGGTCGCCGGATGGCCCTTGCGGCGCCGGCGCTGCATCCAGCACGGACGCCGTGGGCTCGGTGCTTTCAGACTTGTTGCTTGTGGCCGTCGGGTCATCCGCGGCACCGGCGAGTGGCTGGCTCGCGAGCAGGATCGCCAGCAGCGAAGTGCCGGGGAGCCAGCGCCTGATCGGTCGTCTTCTAATCAATCGTCGCCGGCCGAGCGCCATCCGCGGTTCTCCTCGCCGGAGGCAAGCTGCCGCCGGTACATGCGGGCGTAGGCGCCGTTCCGCCGCAGCAGCGCGTCGGGCGGCCCGTCCTCAATGATCCGGCCCCGCTCGAGCACGACGATGCGGTCGAACGAGTTGAGCGTCGACAGCCGATGGGCGATGGCGATCACGGTCCGGTTCTTGACCAGCCGCATGAGCGCCTCCTGGATCGACTGCTCGGACTCGGTGTCGAGCGCCGAGGTCGCCTCGTCCAGCAGGATGATCGGCGCGTCGCGCAGGAAGGCGCGCGCGATCGCGAGCCGCTGGCGCTGGCCACCCGACAGCTTCAGCCCCCGCTCGCCGACGATCGTGTCGAAGCCCTGCGGCAGGCGGCTGATGAACTCGGTGCAGTGGGCGGCCTCCGCGGCGTGGTAGACCTCCGCGTCGCTCGCCTCCGGCTTGCCGTAGCGCAGGTTCTCGAGCGCCGAGCGATGGAACAGCGAGATGTCCTGCTGCACGACGGCGACCGCGTGACGGATGCTTTCCTGCGTCACCTTGGAAATATCCTGCTCGTCAATCAGCACCCGACCTCCGGTCGGATCGTAGTAGCGCTGCAGCAGCGCCAGGATGGTCGACTTGCCGGCACCAGAGCGCCCGACCAGCCCCACCTTCTGACCGGCGGGCACGTGAAGGTTGAAATCCTGAAGCACCGGCGCGCCGCTTGGGTAGTTGAAAGTGACGGTCTCGAACGTGACGCCGCCGCCCAGGTCGATGAGCGGCTTCGCGTCGGGCGCATCCTGCATCTCGTGCGGCAGGCCCAGCACCTCGATCGCTTCGCCCAGCTTGGCGAATTGCTGGGTGAGCTCGACGAGCGCCATGGCGAGGTCGCGCGACGCGTGCAGCACGGTGAAGCCGAGCGTCGTCGTCAGCACCACGTCGCCGGTCGAGATCAGATGCTGGCGCCAGAGCTCGACCGCCCAGACGAGCACGCCCACAGTCACGACGAACACCGAGACCGCGTGAAACAGGCGAAGCCGTTCCAGCGACTGCAGGCTTTCGCGCTGCGCCGACATCTCCCGCTCGATCTTGTGCGACAGGCGATCCTGCTCGCGCTTGGCCGCGCCGAACGCGCGCACGACGCTCATGTTGGCGACGACGTCGGTGATATCGCCGCTGACCGCGGCCGCGCGCCCGGCGAAGCGCGCGTGCAGGTCATGGCCGCTCGCGGCGAGCTTCGCGATGATCGCACCCAGCGCGGCGACGAGCACGAACAGCACGGCGGTGATCTGCCAGTTGATCGTGCCGAGCACGATGATGGCGCTGACGACGGCGGTGCCCGGCGGAATCGTCGTCCAGGTCAGCGAATTCTCGATGGTCCAGGCGGTGTTGGCCGCGGTCGAGATCCGTCCCGCGAGCGCGCCCGGGAACTGGTCGGAGAAATAGCGCGTGCCGTGGCCCGACAGATGGTCGAACAGGTCGAGGCGCAGGTCGCCGCCGACCGCGACGAAGGCATGGGTCGCAACCCAGCCGGCAAGGCGCCACAGCAGATTGTCGCCGCCGACAAGCGCCAGCAGCACGCCCACCGCCATCCACAGCTGCCGGTCGCCGACGTTGGGATCGCTCAGCGCGTCGACCAGGTTCTTGACCCCGTATTGCGCGCCGATCGCGCAGCCGACCGCGGCGAACACCGCGCCCAGCACCACGAGATGGCTGCCGAGGCGGCGGGCCACGTAGTGCAGCAGGAACCGGCCGGGGCCGCGCGATGCATAACGAGGCAGGGACATGCGTCGCTTCACCTTCGAGCAATTACCGAACAAGGAGCTTTGGAAGGAGCTTGGGTACCGGCCGGCAGCGCCAGTTGCCGGCGGGATCAGTTAACCGTCACGACCTCGACCGCCCCGGTCCGTTTCACGACATGGAGCGACACGTCCTCGCCATGGCGCCGCAGTTCCAGGTCGACCACCGCGTCGCCGAGGCGCAGGTCGGTCAGGCGGCATTCGT
This window of the Aliidongia dinghuensis genome carries:
- a CDS encoding caspase family protein, with translation MTRHRKPAAARRLGGTLAAAALSLQAVLLLQPTGAAAAASGTALVVGDAQYTGQAVLPACSQAAHGVAARLRQQGFTVNEIIDGSAVALRDALGDFAARANASSGPALIYVCAEATAIDRRLFVLPSDVDLQRPLRPETQGVVMRALLNGMAGTKGTMIAELALRPGADAAPVMAALQDGVPEGLHLALSISDGKQIGALGGRLASNSVALDQSWDRLAAALQAAPQATPTAIALFQPPPVPAAATTPRPTPLAPQAPAVVAVAPQAAAPATPEPKPTPEPKLAPEPQPAPAPKSEPTPDPTPAGPTVAAVTTVPAPTAPTTAPSADAAPPAPGDAGTAPTQQGNAKTARPRPAGDERTRRLQAALTRHKLYSGPIDGVTDARTIQAILSYQISIGDPPTGTLTQTEIVRLLNNW
- a CDS encoding Tll0287-like domain-containing protein; its protein translation is MTLRIKFNLVMLAAFLVGLALAAVFFNKFSERTARKAILSEAALMMGQANATIHYTDTQISPLLAKQMAVQFVPQAIPFFAAQQTFDHLAKDFPDYTLRQPTLNPTNPSDRPLAWEADIIQALIAEPTLTSLVTERDTEAGKILSYSRPVKVDSQECLTCHSTPEAAPPSMIDVYGRNNGFGWKLGSIVGAEVVSVPERVALTQARQSLYVIMTSLAIVFAVMLALLNLMLHMFIIRPVRRVSALADEVSLGNMAVPEFDTSGTDEIGSLSRSFNRMRRSLTAALRLLEE
- a CDS encoding serine/threonine-protein kinase; amino-acid sequence: MDDQVPASLGRFQIEGLLGKGAMGVVYKAHDPHIERTVAIKLIRADLLDGDSRERYLARFRNEARVAGRCVHPNIIGLYDFAFHEGNPYLVLEYVDGMDLGRAFPRGTPVAEGTVVQIALQVLDALGYAHGFGIIHRDVKPANILLAAAAGQLKVTDFGISRFEFDSTQSAVLIGTPSYMSPEQCRGASLDQRCDLFSLGCILYELACGQRAFAGASFAETLYRLTHEPHQPPQTVNPDLSQGLADVIDRALAKRPEDRFQTATDMAAALRQLDEGVVPAPGNGAAGPADEPTTLILPSDLSPLSGSRPATGSMPKSLSGASFNTLERQLASHMGPMAGYHLRRVLREAQSTEEFHRLMGELAPEGTPQHALIREALQSARAPDDAPAAEEQLTEPEAAEPEKAEPKSVTEPAAPATEEITDEFAAAVTRALLHVMGPIAPRLVTRARVRAANRDELKARCAEMIENPAERAEFLALLDRSLLT
- a CDS encoding NepR family anti-sigma factor encodes the protein MTKRASSRDRGWSLPTLFVVGGAPRHEAAAVGLDADAAAHIADPLRAMYDFVLREPLPNRFLDLLHELDDKTIGAETATPEPPTVKQPDGEA
- a CDS encoding sigma-70 family RNA polymerase sigma factor; this translates as MVDSDEFKAELVENLSHLRAFAHLIARNHALAEDLVQDTIVRALANRHQFKPGTNLKGWLIIILRNRFFNEMRRSSRKAEVSVEHLDNLVAIDGGQQVTVEIRDFNRAFRQLPPTQREALVLVGASGFSYEEAAEIAHCPVGTMKSRVSRARAELDDQLRGVERPERWADRTAIEDEASQDEASQEEAHEWRLLRRAGR
- a CDS encoding GlsB/YeaQ/YmgE family stress response membrane protein, whose product is MSIIGWIVLGLISGFIASKIVNRAGAGFIFDIVLGIVGAFVGGFLFTHLGGVGITGFNLYSMVVAVIGAIVVLIIYHALFGRRVM
- a CDS encoding MFS transporter, with amino-acid sequence MNGDIRHSPLGAAARGLDGLNLFVANIQTGFGPFIAVFLTSMGWTQTAIGIALSIGTVTAMVSQVPAGAVVDAVQRKSMVALASVLAFAGSALMFALWPIPLSVYLAEILHGFSSCTLGPAIAALSLVIAGSSSLGVRLGRNARFASIGNGVGALLMGACGYYLPERFVFFLTAVLTVPAVGTLVPLARYERLVATEAAASEDAEPEPVRSARRKAIGQLLLDRRLVVFALCAALFTLGNAALLPLASSALTKRAASEANLLIAACIVLPQVIVALLSPTIGRLADRVGRRVIVMLAFAALAARAVLFAGITQPVLVVAIQAFDGVAGACFGVIVPLVTSDVAGRSGHFNLCLGLVGFAIGIGAAVSTVLGGWTADRFGEAWTFLGFGAISVVGAGLTWAAMPETRPGAG
- a CDS encoding PRC-barrel domain-containing protein is translated as MALGRRRLIRRRPIRRWLPGTSLLAILLASQPLAGAADDPTATSNKSESTEPTASVLDAAPAPQGPSGDQQAPAAPSPAAPADQQAPATASPPPPPPSPPSSAPATAPEAAPADQGTAPQAPAAGETPPPAAGEAPQPAETPPPPPPPKGEPQPPKNLEPIPKAEAISILGKKVKGPAGEDMGRVVDLLLDRNAEPKAVVIDFGGFLGVGSRKIAIDWRLVRFVPDDADAPIALGLGKPDVQAAPEYKPEHKDTATPPVMVGPPPSDPDAAR
- a CDS encoding ABC transporter ATP-binding protein: MSLPRYASRGPGRFLLHYVARRLGSHLVVLGAVFAAVGCAIGAQYGVKNLVDALSDPNVGDRQLWMAVGVLLALVGGDNLLWRLAGWVATHAFVAVGGDLRLDLFDHLSGHGTRYFSDQFPGALAGRISTAANTAWTIENSLTWTTIPPGTAVVSAIIVLGTINWQITAVLFVLVAALGAIIAKLAASGHDLHARFAGRAAAVSGDITDVVANMSVVRAFGAAKREQDRLSHKIEREMSAQRESLQSLERLRLFHAVSVFVVTVGVLVWAVELWRQHLISTGDVVLTTTLGFTVLHASRDLAMALVELTQQFAKLGEAIEVLGLPHEMQDAPDAKPLIDLGGGVTFETVTFNYPSGAPVLQDFNLHVPAGQKVGLVGRSGAGKSTILALLQRYYDPTGGRVLIDEQDISKVTQESIRHAVAVVQQDISLFHRSALENLRYGKPEASDAEVYHAAEAAHCTEFISRLPQGFDTIVGERGLKLSGGQRQRLAIARAFLRDAPIILLDEATSALDTESEQSIQEALMRLVKNRTVIAIAHRLSTLNSFDRIVVLERGRIIEDGPPDALLRRNGAYARMYRRQLASGEENRGWRSAGDD